DNA from Streptomyces rishiriensis:
GTGTACACCCGGCGCGACGACCCCGGCCTTCCCGAGCGGGTGGTGACGGACGACGGCGTACGGGTGGTCCATGTGCCGGCCGGGCCACCGGCCCCGATCCCCAAGGACGAGCTGCTGCCGTACATGGAGGAGTTCGGCGCGTGGCTGGCCAGGACGTGGGCGGTGGAAGCGCCGGACGTGGTGCACGCGCATTTCTGGATGTCCGGGATGGCCGCGGTGGCGGGCGCGCGCGCCGCCGGAGTGCCGGTGGTGCAGACCTACCACGCGCTGGGCACCGTGAAGCGGCGCTACCAGGGCGCCGCCGACAGCAGTCCCGCCGAGCGCGTAGCGATCGAGACGGCCGTCGGACGGGAGTGCGCGGGCATCATCGCCACCTGCGCGGACGAGGTGTCCGAACTGGTGGCCATGGGGCTGCCGCGCGACCGCGTCCACGTCGTCCCCTGCGGAGTGGACCCCGAGCAGTTCAAGCCGGTCGCGGGAGCCCGCAGGGCGCTCGGCATGCCCCGGCGCCTGCTCACGGTCGGCCGCCTCGTCCCCCGCAAGGGCTTCGACCGGGCGATCCGCGGCCTCGCCGACGTCCCCGACGCCGAACTCCTGATCGCCGGCGGACCCGAAGCCGCCCTGCTCGGCGCCGAACCGGAGGCCGAACGCCTCTGGGCCCTCGCCGAGGAGTACGGCGTCGCCGACCGGGTGACGCTGCTGGGCGGGGTGAGTCCGGCGCGGATGCCCCGGCTGATGTCCGGTGCGGACCTCGTGTTGTCCGTGCCCCGCTACGAGCCGTTCGGGATCGTCCCCGTCGAGGCGATGGCCTGCTGTGCCCCCGTCCTGGCCACCGCCGTCGGCGGACAGCTCGACACGGTCGTGGACGACGTCACCGGCGTCCTCGTACCGCCGGACGAGGAACACGGCGAGGACCACGACCTGGGCGCGACGGTCCGCGGGCTGCTCGCCGACCCGGCCCGGCTCGGCCGGTACGGCGCCGCCGGACGGCGCCGCGTCCTCGCGCGCTACACCTGGGACCGGGTCGCCGACGGGGTGACCGGCGTCTACGGCGCCGTCTCCGGCGTCCCCGCCTTCTCCGGGGGCGTCCGAACGGGATCCTCGCGACCGGGTGCCACCCAGGCGGGGGCCGTGCGATCGGAGGTCGGCCGATGAAGCTCGCCACCGACACCACCCACTGCGACGACCTCATGAAGGCCCTGGAGAGGTTTCGCACCTCCGCGTGCCCGCTGACCGGACGCTGGGGAACCTTCCTGGCCGGCCGGCTGGGCTCCGGCAGCAGGCTCCTCGTCGCGGGCAACGGCGGCAGCGCCGCGCAGGCCCAGCACCTGAGCGCCGAACTGGTCGGCCGCTACCGCGAGGACCGCCCGCCGTTCTCCGCGCTCGCCCTGCACACCGACACCTCGTCCACCACCGCCATCGCCAACGACTACGGCGTGCAGGAGATCTTCGCCCGCCAGGTCGCCGCGCACGGCAGGGCCGGCGATGTGCTGATGCTGCTCTCGACCAGCGGCGCCAGCGCCAATCTGCTCGTCGCGGCGCAGGAGGCCCGGCGGGCGCGGATGACCGTCTGGGCGTTGACCGGCCCGGCGCCCAACCCCCTGGCGGGCGCCGCCGACGAGGCGCTGTGCGTGGAGGCCGCGAGCTCCGCCACCGTTCAGGAGCTGCACCTGGTCGCCGTCCACATGCTCTGCGAGTCCTTCGACCGCGCCGTCGCGTGCCGCCCGTCGAGCGCCTTGTCCTGATCACGGGCGGGGTGGCGCTGCCTGCGGGCGGGCCGATCGGCACGGTGACCGTGGCGGACCCGGCCGTGTGACGCGCCCGACGCATGCCGACCGCCCTCTCGGTTGCGCGCACCCGCAGGCCCCACCGGACGTCGACGTCCGGTGGGGCCTGCGGCATGCCGGCCCGCGCACGCGGGCGCTCTCCACCAGGCCGCCGGTCACGGGGACTTGCCTTTGACGCGTACGTCAGGGGTTAGCGTCTGCGCGCCGTCAGCCGGGCCGGTCCAGCCCGTCCGGCACCGTCCGCGCGCTCACCTCCGTACCGTTCAGGAGCCGACATGGCCGCTGCCCCGCCCGCCACGACCCGCGAGATCCTGCTGGCCGCCCAGCCCGGCGGGCTGCCCGGGCCCGAGCACTTCGCGATCACCCGGAAGCCGGTGCCCGCCCCCGGTCCGGGGCAGGTGATCGTCCGCAACCGCTACTTCCTCGTCTTCCCCGGCCTGCGCACGCTGATCGGCGGCCGGGCCGACGGCGTACCGCTGCCCCGGATCCACGTCGGTGACACGCTGTTCGGTCCCGCGATCGGCGAGGTCGTCGCGGCCGGGCCCGGCGGTCCGCTGCGCCCGGGGGACACGGTCACGCATCTGCTGGGGTGGCGCGAGCACGCGCTGGTGGCGGCGGCCGACTGCGCCTTGCCGGGCGAGGCGCTGCCCGACCCGGTGGCCCATCTGTCGTCCGGGTCGGCCGCCTACGGAGCACTGACCCGGCTCGCCCGAGTCCGCCCCGGCGACACCGTGTTCGTCACCGGCGCGGCCGGAGCCGTGGGAACGCTGGCGGGCCCGGTCGCACGGCTGCTGGGCGCGGGGCGGGTGGTCGGGAGCACCCGCTCGCCGGAGAAGGCCGAGCGGCTGCGCGCCGAACTGGGCTACGACGCCGTCGTGGTGCCGGGATCCCGGTCGATCGACGGGCAACTGGCCTCGGCGGCGCCGGACGGCATCGACGTGCTGCTGGACAACGTCGGCGGCGACCAGCTGACCGCCGCCGTGCGCGCCGCGCGCCGGGGTGCCCGCTTCGCGCTGGTCGGCGCGCTGTCGGGACAGTTGGCGCCGCGCCGGGACGGAGGCAGCGCGCCCGCGGAGATCGACACCTTCCGGCTCGTCAACCAAGGTGTCTCGCTGCACGGTTACCGCGGCGCGGATCATCCCGAGGTGACCGAGGAATGGAACAGGCGCTTCGGGGACTGGCTGCGCTCCGGCGAACTGACCTTCCCGCAGGTGCGGATCGCGGGCATGGACGAGGCGCCGCGGGCGTTGCAGGAACTGTTCGGGGGGCGGCACTTCGGGACCGTCGTCGTGGAGTTGCCGCCGACGTGAGGCGTCGTCGCGCACGGTCGCGGCGACCGGAACCGAGGGCGCGAGGTCGGACATGCGGATCGGAGACGCGGCGGCGGCCGCGGGGACCACCCCACGGGCACTGCGGTACTACGAGGAACGGGGCCTGCTGCCACCGCCGCGGCGCACCGCCGCCGGGCAACGTGAGTACGGGCCGGACGAGGTGGCGAGAGTCCGCGTCATCCGTGAGCTGCTGGCGCTCGGGCTCACCGTCGAGGACCTGCGCGCTTTCGCCGACCGGATCGGCCTGCTGGTGGAGGATCCCCGACGGCGATGCGGGGCCCCCGGCTCCGGCGGGCCCGGCGCCGGAGTGGTCGACCGCAGGATCGCGGCCCTCGACGCCGAGATCGACCGCCTGAGCCGGCTGCGCGCCGGCCTGGCCCTGCTCACGCGCGAACGCCCCCGATCGGGCGGGGGCCGGGCAGAGCCCGCGCGGTAGCCGGCAGTCGGTCACCGTCCGGTTCATCTGCCCGCTCGTGGTCCTCGCACCGACCTCGGCGGTCGGCAGCCTGGCCGGAGCGCCGGGCGTACTCGCCCTCGCGGGATCCGTCGGGACGGTCGGACGGGGCCTGGCCGCCCGTCGGCCCCGTCCCCGCACCGCGAGGTGACGTTGCGCGCGTGCGCCCGACGAGCCGTCGCGGGCCCTCTCGCCTCTCAGGTGTCGTCCGGGCTCAGCCAGGCGCCGATACCGGCGAGGGCGCCGCTGCCGTAGTCCGACTCGACGTCGCCTGCCAGGTCCGCGATGGTGACGGCCCCCAGGGACGCCCGCCACGCCGACTCGGCGGAGGCCATGGCACGGGAGATCGCACACGGCGCGGTGCAGGCCTCGGGCGGACTCGCCATCGGGCCGCGCTGACGGATCTCCGTACAGACGAACGCCGGGCCGGGCCCGTCGATCGCCTCGACGACCTGCAGCACGGTGATCGACCCGGGCGATCTGGTCAGGACGTAGCCGCCCGACTTCCCCTGCACCGACCGCACCAGCCCGGCGCGCGACAGGGCCTGGAGCTGCTTGGCGAGATAGGTGGGCGGGACGTCGTGCAGCTGCGCGAGCCGTGCCGCAGGCACCGGCTCGTCGACCGAGGTCAGCACGACGCAGCAGTGCAGGGCCCACTCCACGCCCCCGGACATCTTCACCCCCTCACCCTACCTGCGCGCCGTTGACACGGACACGTGATGTCCGAGTATCATCCCGGATAGAAAGTGTCCGAGTTTACGTGCGATGCGGTGGCGTCATCGCTACGGCGGTCGCAGCGGCAGTGGCCGCACGACCCGCATCCGGCGCATGCGTCGCACGACGGGCAGCCGAGTGAAGGACAGTCCCATCGAGGGAAGGGCAGACCATGAAGTTCGCAGTCATCGGCGGCACCGGGTTGATCGGGTCGCAGGTCGTACAGAACCTCAACAAGGCCGGGCATCAGGCCGTCCCGCACTCACCGTCCACGGGCGTGGACATCATCACCGGCCAGGGCCTCGAGCATGCCCTCGCGGATGCGGACGTCGTCGTCAACCTGTCCAACTCCCCCACCTTCGACGAGGCCTCGCTCGCCTTCTTCCGGACCTCGATGGACAACCTCCTCGCCGCGAGCGAGAAGGCCGGGGTCGGGCACTTCGTCATCCTCTCGATCGTCGGCGTGGACCAGGTTCCCGAGCTGGACTACTACCGGGCGAAGGTCCTCCAGGAGGACATCCTCAAGGCCGGGGCCGTCCCCTACTCGATCGTCCGTGCCACGCAGTTCATGGAGTTCGTGGACGCGGTCCTGTCCTGGACCGCCGACGGCGACACCGTCCGGCTGCCCACCACGCCCCTCCAGCCGATCGCCGCCGCGGACGTGGCCCGCTTCGTCGCCGAGACCGCCGCGGGCGCGCCCCTGAACGGCGTGCTCGACATCGCCGGCCCCGATCTCTACCCGCTCGACGAACTCGGCCGGATCACCCTCGCCGCCCGGGGCGACGCGCGGACGGTCGTCACCGACGACAGCGCCGGCATGTTCGCCGCCGTCGCCGGTGACGTCCTCACCGCCCCGGACGACGCCCGCATCGCCCCCACCCGCTACACCGACTGGCTCTCCTGACCGGCAAGCCATCAGCCCTTGGCCACAAGGCCTTCGGGCGACGTCGAGCTCCAGGACGTTCCCCGGGGCCCGGGTCAGGAGCCCTGATCCCGGAGCCGGCGGGGCCGCCCACGCCTTCGACGGGACTCATACGGCCGACGGCGGTGGCGCGATCCGCACAGGGCGCGGAACGGCTCAGGGGAGCTCCTGCTCCGCCCAGATGATCTTGCCGTCGGCCGTGTACCTGGCACCCCACCGGTGGGCGAGCTGCGCCACCAGGAAGAGGCCGCGGCCCCCCTCGTCCGTGATGCGGGCATGCCGCAACCGCGGTGCCGTGCTGCTGGCGTCGGAGACCTCGCACGTCAGGCGGGAGTCGAGGAGCATCCGCAGCCGGATCGGGGGCGCTGCGTAGCGCACGGCGTTGGTGACCAGCTCGCTCACGATGAGCTCGGACGTCATGGCCAGATCGCCCAGCCCCCAGGCCTCCACCTGCCGGGTGGCCCGGGCCCGGACGTCGGCGACGGCGGCCGGGTCCACCGGTACCTCCCAGGACACGACACGGTCGGCGCCTAGGGCGTGCGTGCGCGCCAGGAGCAGGGCGACGTCGTCGGGCCGGGGCACGGGAACGAGCTGTCGCACCGCCGAGGTGCACAGGGTCTCCAGGTCGCTGTCGGAGCGCGCCAGCACCTCGCCCAGCCGGGTCATGCCCTGCTCGATGTCCCGGTCGGCTCCCTCCACGAGGCCGTCGGTGAAGAGACCGATGAGGCTGTTCTCGGCCAGTTCGATCTCGGTGGCCTCGAACGCCATCCCGCCGAGCCCCAGCGGAGGCCCGGCCGGGGGCTCGGGGAACGAGACCCGCCCGTCGGGGGCGACGACGACGGGCGGCGGGTGTCCGGCCCTGGCCATGACGCACCGCCGGGTGACCGGGTCGTAGACGGCGTACAGGCAGGTCGCCCCCAGGAAGGCGGTGGCGCCCTGCTGGGCGGCGGTGTCGGCAGCGGTGTCGTCGGCTTGTTCCGCGCCGGTCCGTTCGGCGCTCAGCCGGAGCACGAGGTCGTCGAGGTGGGCCAGCAGCTCGTCGGGGGGCATCTCCATGTCGGCGAGGGTCTGCACCGCGGTGCGCAGCCGGCCCATGGTCGCCGCGGCGGCGATGCCGTGCCCCACCACGTCGCCGACGACGAGACCGACCCGGGCCCCGGACAGCGGGATCACGTCGAACCAGTCGCCGCCCACCCCGTCGGTGGGGTCCGCCGGCAGGTAGGTGGAGGCCAGCTCCAGCGCCGTTCCGCCTGCCAGGGCGTGGGGCAGCAGGCTGCGCTGCAGGGTGACGGCCGCCGTGTGCTCCCGGGTGTACCGGCGGGCGTTGTCGACGCAGAGCGCCGCCCGCGCCACCAGCTCCCGGGCCACCAGGACGTCGTCGGAGCCGAACGGGACGGGGTTGAGGGACCGGACGAAGGTGGCGAGGCCCAGGACGGTGTCGCGCGCCCGCATCGGCACGGAGATGAGGGAGTGCAGGCCGAACTCGCGGATGCTCGCGCTCCGTTCGGGCTGTTCGGTGGTCCACAGGTCGTCCGAGGGATCGAGCACGGGCAGGAGGATCGGCTCGCCGTCGATGAGCAGGTTGGCGTCGTGCGGCGGCGGCAGGAAGTCCACCCGGTCCCCGATCCGTGCCACGGCCTCGGGACAGCCCTCGCGCACCGAGCACATCCCGGCCCGCCGCATCACCGGCCGCGCGGGCGCCGGCCCGGCGTCGGTCAGCCACGTGCCGTGCCCCTCGGTGCTGAGCACCGGCTCCAGGAGGTCGACGATGACGAAGTCGGCGAATCCGGAAACGGCGAAGTCGGCGAGCTCCTGCGCCGTGCGCATCACGTCCAGGGTCGTGCCGACGCGCGTCCCGGCCTCGTTGACCAGCGACAGCAGCCGACGGGCGTGCCAGCGCTCGGTGACGTCCTGGACCATGTAGCAGACGCCGGTGACGGAGCCGTCGTCACCCACCAGGGGGAAGAACGACGTGGAGTAGGCGTGCCGCCGGTGCGGGTCGGCCCAGCTCCATCCCAGGTATTCGTAGTCGGTGACCGGCACCCCGCTCTCCAGCACCTTTGCCATCAGTCCCTCGATGGTCACCGCCTGGAGTCCGGGCAGCAGGTCGCTCAGCCGGCGCCCCAGGCGCTGTTCGCGGGGCACACCGCCGAAGCGCTCCAGTGTGTCGTTCAGCCACACGT
Protein-coding regions in this window:
- a CDS encoding glycosyltransferase, encoding MTRSHPTAGRVAMVSEHASPLAELGGPDAGGQNVYVAQLARQLARRGHEVVVYTRRDDPGLPERVVTDDGVRVVHVPAGPPAPIPKDELLPYMEEFGAWLARTWAVEAPDVVHAHFWMSGMAAVAGARAAGVPVVQTYHALGTVKRRYQGAADSSPAERVAIETAVGRECAGIIATCADEVSELVAMGLPRDRVHVVPCGVDPEQFKPVAGARRALGMPRRLLTVGRLVPRKGFDRAIRGLADVPDAELLIAGGPEAALLGAEPEAERLWALAEEYGVADRVTLLGGVSPARMPRLMSGADLVLSVPRYEPFGIVPVEAMACCAPVLATAVGGQLDTVVDDVTGVLVPPDEEHGEDHDLGATVRGLLADPARLGRYGAAGRRRVLARYTWDRVADGVTGVYGAVSGVPAFSGGVRTGSSRPGATQAGAVRSEVGR
- a CDS encoding D-sedoheptulose-7-phosphate isomerase, with protein sequence MKLATDTTHCDDLMKALERFRTSACPLTGRWGTFLAGRLGSGSRLLVAGNGGSAAQAQHLSAELVGRYREDRPPFSALALHTDTSSTTAIANDYGVQEIFARQVAAHGRAGDVLMLLSTSGASANLLVAAQEARRARMTVWALTGPAPNPLAGAADEALCVEAASSATVQELHLVAVHMLCESFDRAVACRPSSALS
- a CDS encoding MDR family NADP-dependent oxidoreductase; translation: MAAAPPATTREILLAAQPGGLPGPEHFAITRKPVPAPGPGQVIVRNRYFLVFPGLRTLIGGRADGVPLPRIHVGDTLFGPAIGEVVAAGPGGPLRPGDTVTHLLGWREHALVAAADCALPGEALPDPVAHLSSGSAAYGALTRLARVRPGDTVFVTGAAGAVGTLAGPVARLLGAGRVVGSTRSPEKAERLRAELGYDAVVVPGSRSIDGQLASAAPDGIDVLLDNVGGDQLTAAVRAARRGARFALVGALSGQLAPRRDGGSAPAEIDTFRLVNQGVSLHGYRGADHPEVTEEWNRRFGDWLRSGELTFPQVRIAGMDEAPRALQELFGGRHFGTVVVELPPT
- a CDS encoding MerR family transcriptional regulator, whose product is MRIGDAAAAAGTTPRALRYYEERGLLPPPRRTAAGQREYGPDEVARVRVIRELLALGLTVEDLRAFADRIGLLVEDPRRRCGAPGSGGPGAGVVDRRIAALDAEIDRLSRLRAGLALLTRERPRSGGGRAEPAR
- a CDS encoding RrF2 family transcriptional regulator is translated as MSGGVEWALHCCVVLTSVDEPVPAARLAQLHDVPPTYLAKQLQALSRAGLVRSVQGKSGGYVLTRSPGSITVLQVVEAIDGPGPAFVCTEIRQRGPMASPPEACTAPCAISRAMASAESAWRASLGAVTIADLAGDVESDYGSGALAGIGAWLSPDDT
- a CDS encoding SDR family oxidoreductase translates to MKFAVIGGTGLIGSQVVQNLNKAGHQAVPHSPSTGVDIITGQGLEHALADADVVVNLSNSPTFDEASLAFFRTSMDNLLAASEKAGVGHFVILSIVGVDQVPELDYYRAKVLQEDILKAGAVPYSIVRATQFMEFVDAVLSWTADGDTVRLPTTPLQPIAAADVARFVAETAAGAPLNGVLDIAGPDLYPLDELGRITLAARGDARTVVTDDSAGMFAAVAGDVLTAPDDARIAPTRYTDWLS
- a CDS encoding SpoIIE family protein phosphatase is translated as MDSAREACDAPTPAGPRDLLDASTDAAAIVSAAGLVVGWTRGAQALLGRPASEVVGRSAAELMAMDRDPARVAAVAARCRDGMGWSGTVSLRHRDGHPVDVDLRVSASFRIGDDECFLLSGRRRSEEWAVGKSVLDGFLTRSPVGMAVLDLELRYVWLNDTLERFGGVPREQRLGRRLSDLLPGLQAVTIEGLMAKVLESGVPVTDYEYLGWSWADPHRRHAYSTSFFPLVGDDGSVTGVCYMVQDVTERWHARRLLSLVNEAGTRVGTTLDVMRTAQELADFAVSGFADFVIVDLLEPVLSTEGHGTWLTDAGPAPARPVMRRAGMCSVREGCPEAVARIGDRVDFLPPPHDANLLIDGEPILLPVLDPSDDLWTTEQPERSASIREFGLHSLISVPMRARDTVLGLATFVRSLNPVPFGSDDVLVARELVARAALCVDNARRYTREHTAAVTLQRSLLPHALAGGTALELASTYLPADPTDGVGGDWFDVIPLSGARVGLVVGDVVGHGIAAAATMGRLRTAVQTLADMEMPPDELLAHLDDLVLRLSAERTGAEQADDTAADTAAQQGATAFLGATCLYAVYDPVTRRCVMARAGHPPPVVVAPDGRVSFPEPPAGPPLGLGGMAFEATEIELAENSLIGLFTDGLVEGADRDIEQGMTRLGEVLARSDSDLETLCTSAVRQLVPVPRPDDVALLLARTHALGADRVVSWEVPVDPAAVADVRARATRQVEAWGLGDLAMTSELIVSELVTNAVRYAAPPIRLRMLLDSRLTCEVSDASSTAPRLRHARITDEGGRGLFLVAQLAHRWGARYTADGKIIWAEQELP